Proteins encoded by one window of Anaerosalibacter sp. Marseille-P3206:
- a CDS encoding sodium-translocating pyrophosphatase yields MDTAVIIAPVIGLLALLFALTKAKSIDKVNPGNERMKEIASYINEGAMAFLRREYKSLTIFVVALFIILTVTIGWKTAVSFLLGALFSILAGYFGMKVATKANVRTANAAKEEGMNKALNVAFSGGAVMGMCVVGLGILGVGLLYILFGDPEIITGFGLGASSIALFARVGGGIYTKAADVGADLVGKVEAGIPEDDPRNPAVIADNVGDNVGDVAGMGADLFESYVGAIISAITLGLVAYGNDGVNYALALAGAGVIASIIGVFFVRGDKDPQKALNSGTVVSSIITIIIAFILSKRMLGTIRPFVSIVSGLAVGIIIAKITEYYTSADHNPVKKIADESETGASTNIIGGLATGMMSTAGPIVVIAVGILIAFFASNGATNAAEGLYGIALAAVGMLSTAGMTIAVDAYGPIADNAGGIAEMCELPENVRDITDKLDSVGNTTAAVGKGFAIGSAALTALALFASYTQAVGLSSIDLTSPTVIAGLFIGGMLPFLFSAITMNAVGKAAFSMIEEVRRQFKTMPGIMEGTTKPDYGTCVDISTQAALREMIIPGLLAVVVPVLIGLLLGAEALGGLIAGALVTGVMMAIFMANAGGAWDNAKKYIEEGNHGGKGSEAHKAAVVGDTVGDPFKDTSGPSINILIKLMTIVSLVFANLFVNYGGVIEKLFTK; encoded by the coding sequence ATGGATACTGCTGTTATTATTGCACCTGTTATTGGTTTACTTGCACTATTATTTGCATTAACAAAAGCAAAATCTATTGACAAAGTAAACCCAGGAAACGAAAGAATGAAAGAGATCGCTTCCTATATTAATGAAGGTGCAATGGCTTTTCTCAGAAGAGAATATAAGTCATTAACAATTTTTGTCGTAGCATTATTTATTATTTTAACTGTAACTATCGGATGGAAAACTGCCGTTAGTTTCTTATTAGGTGCACTTTTCTCTATACTTGCTGGTTATTTTGGAATGAAAGTAGCTACAAAAGCAAATGTAAGAACTGCAAATGCAGCTAAAGAAGAAGGTATGAACAAGGCTTTAAATGTAGCTTTTTCTGGTGGAGCAGTTATGGGAATGTGTGTAGTAGGTTTAGGAATTTTAGGTGTAGGATTGCTATACATATTATTTGGTGATCCTGAAATTATTACTGGTTTTGGTCTAGGTGCATCATCTATTGCACTATTTGCTCGTGTTGGTGGAGGAATTTATACAAAAGCTGCTGACGTTGGAGCAGACTTAGTAGGAAAAGTAGAAGCAGGAATTCCTGAAGATGACCCAAGAAACCCTGCTGTTATTGCTGACAACGTAGGAGACAATGTTGGTGACGTTGCAGGTATGGGTGCAGACTTATTTGAATCATATGTAGGAGCTATTATTTCAGCTATTACATTAGGATTAGTTGCTTATGGTAATGATGGTGTTAACTATGCTCTTGCTTTAGCAGGTGCTGGAGTTATTGCTTCAATAATTGGTGTATTTTTCGTAAGAGGAGATAAAGATCCTCAAAAAGCATTAAATTCAGGTACAGTTGTTAGTTCAATTATTACTATAATTATCGCTTTTATATTAAGTAAACGTATGTTAGGAACTATTAGACCATTTGTTTCAATAGTATCTGGTCTTGCTGTAGGAATTATAATTGCAAAGATAACTGAATACTATACATCTGCTGACCACAATCCTGTTAAAAAAATAGCAGATGAATCAGAAACAGGTGCATCAACTAATATTATAGGAGGACTTGCTACAGGAATGATGTCCACAGCTGGTCCAATTGTAGTTATTGCTGTAGGAATATTAATAGCTTTCTTTGCTTCAAATGGAGCTACAAATGCTGCAGAAGGATTATACGGAATTGCATTAGCAGCTGTTGGAATGCTTTCAACAGCAGGTATGACTATTGCAGTAGACGCTTATGGTCCTATTGCAGACAATGCTGGTGGTATTGCTGAAATGTGCGAATTACCTGAAAATGTAAGAGATATTACTGATAAACTTGACTCAGTAGGAAACACTACTGCAGCAGTTGGTAAAGGTTTTGCAATTGGTTCAGCTGCATTAACTGCATTAGCATTATTTGCTTCATATACACAAGCTGTTGGATTGTCTTCTATAGATTTAACTAGTCCAACAGTAATAGCTGGATTATTTATAGGTGGAATGCTTCCATTCTTGTTCTCAGCTATAACTATGAATGCTGTTGGTAAAGCAGCTTTCAGTATGATTGAAGAAGTAAGAAGACAATTTAAGACTATGCCAGGAATCATGGAAGGAACTACAAAACCTGATTATGGCACATGTGTAGATATCAGTACTCAAGCTGCTTTAAGAGAAATGATTATACCAGGATTATTAGCAGTTGTTGTTCCTGTATTAATAGGTCTTTTACTAGGAGCAGAAGCTCTTGGGGGTCTAATTGCAGGAGCTCTTGTAACAGGTGTTATGATGGCTATATTCATGGCAAACGCTGGTGGCGCTTGGGACAATGCTAAGAAATATATTGAAGAAGGAAATCACGGTGGAAAGGGAAGTGAGGCTCACAAAGCTGCTGTTGTTGGAGATACAGTAGGTGACCCATTCAAAGATACTTCTGGTCCATCAATTAACATATTAATAAAACTTATGACAATTGTATCATTAGTATTTGCCAACTTGTTTGTTAACTATGGTGGCGTGATAGAAAAATTATTTACTAAATAA
- a CDS encoding recombinase family protein, with protein sequence MKVSRKIGPLRKKVAAYARVSTNFDEQVSSFEAQRDYYTNHIKSKPEWQFVGVYTDEGISATSTKNRDGFNQMIEDAMDGKIDLIITKSVSRFARNSASS encoded by the coding sequence ATGAAAGTTTCAAGGAAAATAGGCCCATTAAGAAAAAAAGTAGCTGCTTATGCAAGAGTCTCAACCAATTTTGATGAACAGGTTTCTAGCTTTGAAGCACAAAGAGATTATTATACAAACCATATTAAATCAAAACCAGAATGGCAGTTTGTGGGAGTATATACCGATGAAGGGATATCAGCTACTAGCACCAAGAATAGAGATGGTTTTAATCAAATGATTGAGGATGCAATGGATGGGAAGATTGACCTTATAATAACTAAATCGGTATCTAGATTCGCTAGGAATAGTGCGTCCAGCTAA
- a CDS encoding alpha/beta fold hydrolase, which translates to MKIKIEGININYITEGSGPCVLLLHGWGANINTMMPIFNILKDNFKVYAIDFPGFGESDEPKEVFGVYDYARVTKSFIDKMGMKEVILLGHSFGGRVSIVLSSQYKEMIKQMVLVDSAGLIPKRGLKYYIKVYSFKTLRFLYNTLFFWKDKNERLESFYKKFGSQDYQDSSGIMRKILVKVVNEDLRPLLKEIESSTLLIWGDQDTATPLYMAKIMESEIKDSGLVVLEGAGHYSYLDDFGRFSIILRTFLLGGE; encoded by the coding sequence ATGAAGATTAAAATAGAAGGAATCAACATAAATTATATAACAGAGGGAAGTGGGCCCTGTGTACTTCTACTTCATGGATGGGGAGCAAATATTAACACCATGATGCCCATATTTAACATATTGAAAGATAATTTTAAAGTATATGCCATAGACTTTCCAGGATTCGGTGAAAGTGATGAACCAAAAGAAGTCTTTGGAGTATATGATTATGCTAGAGTGACTAAATCTTTTATAGACAAAATGGGAATGAAAGAAGTTATACTATTAGGTCATTCTTTTGGTGGAAGGGTTTCTATTGTACTTAGTAGTCAATACAAAGAAATGATAAAGCAGATGGTTTTGGTAGACAGTGCAGGCCTTATCCCTAAAAGAGGATTGAAATACTATATTAAAGTTTATAGTTTTAAAACATTAAGGTTTTTATATAATACATTGTTTTTCTGGAAAGATAAAAATGAAAGATTAGAAAGCTTTTATAAAAAATTTGGTTCCCAAGATTATCAAGATTCCTCAGGAATAATGAGAAAAATACTAGTAAAGGTGGTTAATGAGGATTTAAGGCCACTTTTAAAAGAAATAGAATCATCAACTCTTTTAATATGGGGAGATCAGGACACTGCTACGCCATTATATATGGCTAAGATAATGGAAAGTGAAATTAAAGATAGTGGGCTAGTAGTGTTAGAAGGGGCAGGTCACTATTCATATCTAGATGACTTTGGAAGATTTTCTATAATACTTAGAACCTTTTTATTAGGAGGTGAATAA
- the murF gene encoding UDP-N-acetylmuramoyl-tripeptide--D-alanyl-D-alanine ligase, whose protein sequence is MNKLLTKILFLVSIVLWAILLVYRSKFFLHMMQLEGYRNNQYSKWMSGSSKVYPEKHKKSFIAIIIISIVYIILSQFTKNDYILYSYGLVWIICMLTTLDLKKEEAKKELVFTPRAKRLFTSNFVVVIIQLVIVLLIYNGIVKDKEYYLPIILFTLAAINYFQGKNMILANVLVKPVEKRVNMYYFEKARDKVKSMDKLKVIGITGSFGKTSTKFITANVLSEKFNVLKTPESYNTPMGISKVINNDLTEDVEVFVAEMGARNIGDIKELGKLTSPQIGVITSIGPAHLETFKNIDNIMKTKYELIEELPADGVAIFNYDNEYIKKLADKTFKEKILYGIGESEELDIYAKDIEVSKLGSTFTLASKDGEEIRCTTKLLGKHNIYNLLAGACVGKALGLTMDEIKRGIEKVEPIPHRLNIINPGTGVIIIDDAFNSNPIGARAALDVLSQFKEGKKIIITPGMVELGEREEEANRELGANIGKVCDFAILVGGNRTKPIYEGLMDVGYSKDCIFVVKNLDEATMELQKVVKPNDVVLFENDLPDNYEE, encoded by the coding sequence GTGAATAAATTGTTAACTAAGATTTTATTTTTAGTTTCAATTGTTTTATGGGCAATATTGTTGGTCTATAGGTCAAAGTTCTTTTTACATATGATGCAATTAGAAGGATATAGAAATAATCAATATAGTAAATGGATGAGTGGCTCTTCAAAAGTTTATCCAGAAAAGCACAAAAAATCTTTTATAGCTATTATTATTATTTCAATAGTATATATAATACTATCTCAGTTTACAAAAAATGATTATATATTATACTCATATGGTTTAGTTTGGATTATTTGTATGTTGACTACATTAGATTTGAAGAAAGAAGAAGCAAAAAAAGAGCTTGTATTTACTCCTAGAGCAAAAAGACTTTTTACATCTAATTTTGTAGTAGTTATTATTCAATTAGTTATAGTTTTACTAATATATAATGGTATAGTAAAAGATAAGGAATACTATTTGCCAATAATATTATTTACACTAGCAGCTATCAACTATTTCCAAGGAAAAAACATGATACTTGCAAATGTATTAGTTAAGCCAGTTGAAAAAAGAGTAAATATGTATTATTTTGAAAAAGCTCGTGACAAAGTAAAATCTATGGACAAATTAAAAGTAATAGGAATTACAGGTAGCTTTGGAAAGACTAGTACAAAATTTATTACAGCGAATGTATTAAGTGAGAAGTTTAATGTTTTAAAAACACCTGAAAGCTATAATACTCCTATGGGAATTAGTAAGGTAATAAACAATGATTTGACTGAAGATGTGGAAGTATTTGTAGCAGAAATGGGTGCAAGAAATATTGGAGATATAAAAGAATTAGGGAAATTAACTAGTCCACAAATAGGAGTTATTACTTCTATTGGTCCAGCTCACTTGGAGACATTTAAAAATATTGATAATATCATGAAAACCAAATATGAACTAATAGAAGAACTACCAGCTGATGGTGTTGCAATATTTAATTATGACAATGAATATATAAAGAAGTTGGCAGATAAAACATTTAAGGAAAAAATATTATATGGAATAGGAGAATCAGAAGAATTAGATATTTATGCCAAGGATATAGAAGTTTCAAAACTTGGTTCAACATTTACTTTGGCTAGTAAAGATGGTGAAGAAATAAGATGTACAACGAAGTTATTAGGTAAACATAATATATACAATTTATTAGCTGGAGCTTGTGTTGGAAAGGCATTGGGTTTGACAATGGATGAAATAAAAAGAGGAATAGAAAAAGTTGAACCTATACCACACAGACTTAATATTATTAATCCAGGTACGGGAGTTATAATAATTGATGATGCATTTAATTCAAATCCTATAGGTGCAAGAGCAGCATTAGATGTATTGAGTCAATTTAAAGAAGGTAAAAAGATAATAATCACTCCTGGTATGGTAGAATTGGGAGAAAGGGAAGAAGAAGCAAACAGAGAATTAGGTGCTAATATAGGGAAAGTATGCGATTTTGCTATTTTAGTAGGGGGTAATAGAACCAAACCTATTTATGAAGGACTTATGGATGTTGGATATAGTAAAGATTGCATATTTGTCGTAAAAAATCTTGACGAAGCTACTATGGAGTTGCAAAAGGTTGTTAAACCTAATGATGTTGTATTGTTTGAAAATGATTTACCTGACAATTATGAGGAATAA
- a CDS encoding Abi family protein, which yields MRKKKLSIDEQIDYMKDKSGIQFNIVNEEEAKKFLTNNNYYFKIKSYAKNYEKYIEGENAGKYINLEFAYLKEMSTLDMYFRRIIIKMTLDIEHFLKIQLLRDFSRNDEEDGYNIIDDLFERFPYIEENIDKKSKNSTCSDLVTKYKGNFAIWNIVEAIGFGDFTKLYRIYYEKYKTKGSMEKHVWSVRFLRNAAAHNSCLLNSLRTPYSKKINPNMEVINFISKIDGISRKTRQDKMRNPIIHDFVVTLYIFNNIATSEGIKRNTMEELKNLIDNRFTANKEFFEKNQLIISYYDFVKKIIDYFYDLCI from the coding sequence ATGAGGAAGAAAAAATTATCGATAGATGAACAAATTGATTATATGAAAGATAAAAGTGGGATACAGTTTAATATAGTCAACGAAGAGGAAGCAAAGAAATTTTTAACAAATAATAATTATTACTTTAAAATAAAGTCTTATGCAAAGAACTATGAAAAATATATAGAAGGTGAGAATGCTGGTAAATATATTAATTTAGAGTTTGCATATCTTAAAGAAATGTCAACACTGGATATGTATTTTAGAAGAATAATTATTAAGATGACTTTAGATATAGAACATTTTTTAAAAATACAGCTACTTAGGGATTTTTCACGTAATGATGAGGAAGATGGGTATAATATAATAGATGACCTATTTGAGAGGTTTCCATACATAGAAGAAAATATTGATAAAAAATCTAAAAATTCTACATGTTCTGATTTAGTAACAAAGTATAAGGGTAACTTTGCAATTTGGAATATAGTTGAGGCCATAGGGTTTGGTGATTTTACGAAGTTATATAGAATATATTATGAGAAGTATAAAACTAAAGGTTCTATGGAAAAACATGTATGGTCTGTACGTTTTTTAAGAAATGCAGCAGCACATAATAGCTGTTTATTAAATAGTTTAAGAACACCTTATAGCAAAAAAATCAATCCAAATATGGAAGTTATAAATTTCATATCTAAGATTGATGGTATTTCTAGAAAAACTAGGCAGGATAAAATGAGAAATCCAATAATACATGATTTCGTTGTCACTTTATATATATTTAATAACATAGCTACTAGTGAAGGAATTAAGAGAAATACCATGGAAGAATTAAAGAATTTAATAGATAACAGATTTACTGCGAATAAAGAATTTTTTGAAAAGAATCAGCTCATTATATCTTATTACGATTTTGTCAAAAAAATCATTGACTATTTTTACGATTTGTGTATATAA
- the smpB gene encoding SsrA-binding protein SmpB, with product MVKDSVKIVSSNKKARHEFFIEDSIEAGIVLAGTEVKSIRQGRCNIKEGYAQIIDGEVYLFNVHISPYEQGNIYNQDPIRTRKLLLHRREINKLTGYVAQKGYTLVPLTVYIKDGRVKVELGIARGKKLYDKREDIAKKDAERKIQRQVKERY from the coding sequence ATGGTAAAAGATAGTGTAAAAATAGTATCAAGTAATAAAAAAGCTAGACATGAATTCTTTATTGAAGATAGTATAGAAGCAGGGATTGTGCTAGCTGGAACTGAAGTAAAATCAATTAGACAGGGCAGATGTAATATCAAAGAAGGTTATGCCCAAATAATAGACGGGGAAGTCTATCTATTTAATGTGCATATTAGTCCTTATGAACAAGGCAATATATATAATCAAGATCCTATTAGGACTAGAAAACTTCTTCTCCACAGAAGAGAAATAAACAAACTCACTGGATATGTAGCTCAAAAAGGCTACACCTTAGTACCTTTAACCGTTTATATAAAAGATGGGCGAGTGAAAGTTGAACTTGGAATAGCCCGTGGTAAAAAACTCTATGACAAAAGAGAAGATATTGCAAAGAAAGATGCAGAAAGAAAGATTCAAAGACAAGTAAAAGAAAGATATTAA
- a CDS encoding DUF1492 domain-containing protein, which produces MNAKEYLSQAIWLDKSINNKLEQMERLKAIAEKVTVDFTQDKVSGGKATTSPMEDATVKLIDLSYEINDDIDRLVDLKKEILKTIGQLEDVSYQLLLEMRYINNKSWDDVARDMGYDKRWVMRLHGRALKEIDEILKEATKSH; this is translated from the coding sequence ATGAACGCTAAGGAATATCTATCCCAAGCTATATGGCTTGATAAAAGTATAAATAATAAGCTGGAGCAAATGGAAAGACTGAAAGCTATAGCAGAGAAGGTTACTGTAGACTTTACTCAGGACAAAGTATCTGGGGGAAAAGCAACAACAAGTCCTATGGAAGATGCTACTGTTAAACTTATAGATTTAAGCTATGAAATAAATGATGACATTGATAGATTAGTAGATTTGAAAAAGGAAATATTAAAAACCATTGGCCAGTTAGAAGATGTTAGTTACCAACTGCTATTAGAAATGAGATATATAAATAATAAGAGTTGGGATGATGTGGCAAGAGACATGGGATATGATAAAAGATGGGTAATGAGACTTCATGGTAGAGCTTTAAAAGAAATTGATGAAATTTTAAAAGAAGCCACTAAAAGCCATTGA
- a CDS encoding D-alanine--D-alanine ligase family protein, which yields MKKRVGVIFGGRSVEHEVSVITGIQIMENIDREKYEIVPIYINKEGKWLTGDSLFKFKNFKDNNLNDLKEIMITPTYNDHNLYSHPENVGLFGKKIVDSVDIIFPAVHGTNGEDGTIQGIFELMNIPYVGGSVLASSVGMDKILMKDVFKANNLPIVDFMWFYRSQWEKDSGEVVKNIEGKLKYPLFVKPANLGSSVGISKAVDNKTLVDAIEVAIRYDRKIIIESAVENPREINCAVMGYNNNVKASLCEEPLGWKDLLSYEDKYVKSNTKGAKGGTRRIPADLEDNTREEIERIAKEAFTSIDCSGNARIDFLLDADNNIYINEINTLPGSIAYYLWEGKGINFKELLSEMIEIAIEIHKEKNKNMYSYDVDLFNKINLSGKPQKM from the coding sequence ATGAAAAAAAGGGTTGGCGTAATATTTGGAGGAAGAAGTGTAGAGCATGAAGTATCTGTAATCACTGGAATTCAAATCATGGAAAACATTGATAGGGAAAAGTATGAAATAGTACCTATTTATATTAATAAAGAAGGAAAATGGTTAACAGGTGATAGCTTATTTAAATTTAAAAACTTTAAAGACAACAATTTAAATGATTTAAAAGAAATAATGATAACTCCAACATACAATGATCACAATTTATATTCTCATCCTGAGAATGTTGGATTATTTGGAAAGAAGATTGTTGACAGTGTTGATATAATTTTCCCAGCAGTACATGGTACAAACGGTGAAGATGGAACAATACAAGGAATATTTGAGTTAATGAATATTCCATATGTTGGTGGAAGTGTATTAGCTTCAAGTGTAGGAATGGATAAAATACTTATGAAAGATGTATTTAAGGCAAATAACTTACCAATTGTTGATTTTATGTGGTTTTATAGATCACAATGGGAAAAAGACAGTGGAGAAGTAGTGAAAAATATAGAAGGAAAACTAAAGTATCCACTATTTGTTAAACCAGCTAATTTAGGTTCTAGCGTAGGTATTTCTAAAGCTGTTGATAATAAGACATTAGTAGATGCAATTGAAGTAGCTATTAGATACGATAGAAAAATAATTATAGAAAGTGCTGTAGAAAATCCAAGAGAAATAAACTGTGCTGTAATGGGTTACAACAACAATGTTAAAGCCTCTCTATGTGAAGAACCTTTAGGATGGAAAGACTTACTTTCATATGAAGATAAATATGTTAAAAGTAATACGAAAGGTGCTAAAGGAGGAACAAGAAGAATTCCTGCAGACCTTGAAGATAATACAAGAGAAGAAATCGAAAGAATTGCTAAAGAGGCGTTTACTTCTATAGATTGTAGTGGAAATGCTAGAATAGACTTTTTACTAGATGCTGATAATAACATATATATAAATGAAATAAATACATTACCTGGATCCATAGCGTATTATCTATGGGAAGGAAAGGGAATTAATTTTAAAGAATTATTAAGTGAAATGATTGAAATTGCAATTGAAATTCATAAGGAAAAGAATAAAAATATGTATTCCTATGATGTAGATCTTTTTAATAAAATTAATTTAAGTGGTAAACCTCAAAAAATGTAA
- the rnr gene encoding ribonuclease R, whose protein sequence is MKIKDNILDFMEEKLYKPMTREELANAFEIDKNEAKYFYDVIETMEKEGTIVRTRNDRYGLPEKMNLIIGILEGNERGYGFLIPEDKEKDDIFIPAEDMNGALHGDKVIVRITKKSNDGRRDEGEILRILDRANKYIVGTFESSKNFGFVLPDDSKISMDIFISKSDFNGAKTNQKVVVEITQWPEKRRNPEGKIVEVLGYINEKGTDVLSVIKQYQLPLEFPEKVLDQADRIEESVSQEEISRRVDLRGMNTFTIDGPDAKDFDDAVSIEKMDNGNFKLGVHIADVSYYVNENSAMDKEAFKRGNSVYLVDRVIPMLPEKLSNGICSLKPNEPRLTLSIFMEINKDGKVIDHQIFESVIESKERLVYDDISDLLEKDDENLKERYAHIYEDIKLMEELCHILTEKREQRGSLDFDFPEAILILDDNGVPIDIRKEDRRIANRMIEEFMLVSNETVAEYMYWAQAPFIYRIHEDPDLEKISGFNKFIHNFGYALKGSQDIHPKELQNLMNKVKGKKEENLINTLLLRSLKKAIYSSEVDGHFGLAANYYCHFTAPIRRYADLEIHRIIKDYINGKLSPGKIEKLEEVLPKIADQASIMERRAEEAERAVEDIKKAEYMKEKIGEEYEGLVSSLTHFGMFVQLENTIEGLVHFSNMVDDYYYYDEEKYYIIGELTKKTYRIGDTVKIKVLGVDMLKGTIDFVLV, encoded by the coding sequence ATGAAAATAAAAGATAATATTTTAGATTTTATGGAAGAAAAATTGTATAAACCTATGACAAGAGAAGAACTAGCAAATGCATTTGAAATTGATAAAAATGAAGCTAAGTATTTTTATGATGTCATTGAAACCATGGAGAAGGAAGGAACTATAGTTAGAACTAGAAATGATAGATATGGCCTTCCTGAAAAGATGAACTTAATCATAGGTATACTTGAGGGAAATGAAAGAGGATATGGATTTTTAATCCCTGAGGACAAAGAGAAGGATGATATTTTTATTCCAGCTGAGGATATGAATGGGGCACTTCATGGTGATAAGGTAATAGTAAGAATTACAAAGAAAAGTAATGATGGCAGAAGAGATGAAGGAGAAATATTAAGAATATTAGACAGAGCAAACAAATACATTGTAGGAACATTTGAAAGTAGCAAAAATTTTGGATTTGTACTTCCTGATGATTCCAAAATAAGTATGGACATATTTATATCTAAGTCTGATTTCAATGGAGCTAAAACAAATCAAAAAGTAGTAGTTGAAATAACCCAATGGCCAGAAAAGAGAAGAAATCCAGAGGGAAAAATAGTTGAAGTATTAGGATATATAAATGAAAAAGGTACTGATGTACTATCAGTAATCAAACAATATCAATTGCCATTAGAATTCCCAGAGAAGGTACTAGACCAAGCAGATAGAATAGAAGAAAGTGTTTCACAGGAAGAAATATCTAGAAGAGTTGATCTAAGGGGCATGAATACATTTACAATAGATGGACCTGATGCCAAAGACTTTGACGATGCTGTGTCAATAGAAAAAATGGACAATGGGAATTTTAAACTAGGTGTTCACATTGCAGATGTATCTTATTATGTTAATGAAAACTCAGCAATGGATAAAGAAGCGTTTAAACGTGGCAACAGTGTGTACTTGGTAGATAGGGTAATACCAATGTTGCCTGAAAAGTTGTCAAATGGTATTTGCAGTTTGAAACCTAATGAGCCAAGACTTACATTGTCTATATTTATGGAAATAAATAAAGATGGTAAAGTAATAGATCATCAGATATTTGAAAGTGTTATTGAAAGTAAAGAAAGGCTTGTATATGATGATATTTCGGATTTGTTAGAAAAAGATGATGAAAATTTGAAAGAAAGATATGCTCATATATATGAAGATATAAAACTTATGGAAGAGCTATGTCATATACTAACTGAAAAAAGAGAGCAAAGAGGTAGTTTGGATTTTGATTTTCCAGAAGCAATACTTATATTAGATGATAATGGAGTTCCTATAGATATTAGAAAAGAAGATAGGAGAATAGCTAACAGAATGATAGAAGAATTTATGCTAGTTTCTAATGAAACTGTTGCAGAATATATGTATTGGGCACAAGCACCTTTTATATATAGAATTCACGAAGACCCTGACTTAGAGAAAATTTCTGGATTCAATAAATTCATACACAATTTTGGGTATGCTTTGAAAGGTTCTCAAGATATACATCCAAAGGAATTGCAAAATCTTATGAACAAAGTTAAAGGTAAAAAAGAAGAAAACCTTATAAATACATTATTACTTAGATCACTAAAAAAGGCTATATATAGTAGTGAAGTTGATGGACACTTTGGTTTAGCTGCTAATTACTATTGTCATTTTACAGCTCCTATAAGGAGATATGCTGATTTGGAAATACACAGAATAATAAAGGACTATATAAATGGAAAACTTTCTCCAGGTAAAATAGAAAAGCTTGAAGAAGTACTTCCTAAAATAGCTGATCAAGCATCTATAATGGAGAGAAGAGCTGAAGAAGCTGAAAGAGCAGTAGAAGATATAAAGAAAGCTGAATACATGAAAGAGAAGATAGGAGAAGAATACGAGGGATTGGTTTCTTCATTAACTCATTTTGGAATGTTTGTACAGCTTGAAAACACTATCGAAGGATTAGTACATTTTAGTAATATGGTAGATGATTACTACTATTATGATGAGGAAAAATATTATATAATAGGTGAGCTAACTAAAAAAACATATAGAATTGGTGATACTGTAAAGATAAAAGTACTTGGTGTAGATATGCTTAAAGGCACTATTGATTTTGTATTAGTATAA